One window from the genome of Mumia sp. ZJ1417 encodes:
- a CDS encoding ABC transporter ATP-binding protein, whose protein sequence is MATIEMKNIVKQYGDNAPAVRDVSLEIADGEFVILVGPSGCGKSTLLRMIVGLEEITSGDMLIDGKRVNDLPPRDRNLAMVFQNYALYPHLNVYENIAFPLRLHKGSSNEEIDKKVRDAAETLELTEFLERKPANLSGGQRQRVAMGRAIVRDAQAFLFDEPLSNLDAKLRGQMRTEIARLQRKLGVTTVYVTHDQTEAMTLGDRVALLKKGVLQQVATPRELYENPVNLFVAGFIGSPPMNMLPARPKGDQLELPFVSFTMPPEMAEATKGRELLIGGIRPEHFTDASASRAPEGGVRFTAGVDVVEWLGNEQYAYIPFEAPPEVRTTLDELAKDLDGEKMQQQIVVTLEPTTRIREGDDAELVMDVRKLHLFDPETGENLMLRPQGGGDGDAGAARPASAAGGHAAPTDEG, encoded by the coding sequence ATGGCCACCATCGAGATGAAGAACATCGTCAAGCAGTACGGGGACAATGCTCCGGCCGTGCGCGACGTCAGCCTCGAGATCGCCGATGGCGAGTTCGTGATCCTCGTGGGTCCGTCCGGCTGCGGCAAGTCCACGCTGCTGCGGATGATCGTCGGGCTCGAGGAGATCACCTCCGGTGACATGCTCATCGACGGCAAGCGGGTCAACGACCTCCCGCCGCGCGATCGCAACCTCGCCATGGTGTTCCAGAACTACGCGCTCTATCCGCACCTGAACGTCTACGAGAACATCGCCTTCCCGTTGCGCCTGCACAAGGGCAGCTCCAACGAGGAGATCGACAAGAAGGTGCGCGATGCTGCAGAGACGCTGGAACTCACCGAGTTCCTCGAACGCAAGCCAGCGAACCTGTCCGGCGGCCAGCGTCAGCGCGTCGCGATGGGGCGAGCGATCGTCCGCGATGCCCAGGCGTTCCTCTTCGACGAGCCGCTGTCGAACCTCGACGCGAAGCTGCGCGGCCAGATGCGGACCGAGATCGCGCGGCTCCAGCGCAAGCTCGGCGTGACGACCGTCTACGTGACCCACGACCAGACCGAGGCGATGACGCTCGGCGACCGGGTCGCGCTGCTCAAAAAGGGCGTGCTGCAGCAGGTCGCGACGCCGCGTGAGCTCTACGAGAACCCGGTCAACCTGTTCGTTGCCGGCTTCATCGGGTCGCCGCCGATGAACATGCTCCCCGCCAGGCCGAAGGGCGACCAGCTCGAGCTGCCGTTCGTGTCGTTCACGATGCCGCCCGAGATGGCGGAGGCGACGAAGGGTCGCGAGCTGCTCATCGGCGGGATCCGGCCTGAGCACTTCACCGACGCCTCCGCATCGCGTGCTCCCGAAGGCGGAGTGCGCTTCACCGCCGGCGTGGACGTCGTCGAGTGGCTGGGCAACGAGCAGTACGCCTACATCCCGTTCGAGGCACCGCCGGAGGTCCGCACGACGCTGGACGAGCTGGCGAAGGACCTCGACGGCGAGAAGATGCAGCAGCAGATCGTCGTGACGCTCGAGCCCACCACCCGGATTCGTGAGGGCGATGATGCCGAGCTCGTGATGGACGTGAGGAAGCTCCACCTCTTCGATCCCGAGACCGGCGAGAATCTCATGCTGCGGCCGCAGGGCGGTGGCGACGGCGATGCCGGGGCCGCACGTCCTGCCTCCGCGGCGGGCGGGCACGCGGCGCCGACCGACGAGGGGTAG
- a CDS encoding lytic transglycosylase domain-containing protein, whose amino-acid sequence MSSPYTRARRKAARAPLASRLLTRARTPRARIAVTLSALATLALVGGAVAGATAAPPEAEVASVRGLEVLKGESSGETGDRAEPQTSRSGERPAPTPSAADVKKQKAAELKKQKAAKAAKAAQKRKAEKARIAKMQAKNPRKIARSMLADFGFGQRQFSCLNSLWVGESNWRWNADNPTSSAYGIPQSLPGSKMASAGKDWKANPATQIEWGLGYIKDAYGTPCSALSFKQGNGWY is encoded by the coding sequence GTGTCATCCCCCTATACCCGTGCGCGCCGAAAAGCCGCACGGGCCCCGCTCGCGAGCCGTCTTCTGACTCGTGCGCGTACCCCGCGAGCCCGCATCGCGGTCACCCTGTCCGCGCTGGCGACGCTTGCGCTCGTCGGTGGTGCCGTCGCCGGAGCCACGGCGGCTCCACCCGAGGCCGAGGTGGCGTCTGTCCGCGGCCTCGAGGTGCTGAAGGGCGAGTCGTCCGGCGAGACCGGTGACCGCGCCGAGCCCCAGACCTCGCGCTCCGGCGAGCGGCCCGCGCCTACGCCGTCCGCCGCGGACGTCAAGAAGCAGAAGGCCGCAGAGCTCAAGAAGCAGAAGGCCGCGAAGGCCGCCAAGGCGGCACAGAAGCGCAAGGCCGAGAAGGCCAGGATCGCCAAGATGCAGGCCAAGAATCCCCGCAAGATCGCCAGGTCGATGCTCGCCGACTTCGGGTTCGGCCAGCGCCAGTTCTCGTGCCTCAACAGCCTGTGGGTCGGCGAGAGCAACTGGCGCTGGAACGCCGACAACCCGACGTCCAGCGCGTACGGCATCCCGCAGTCGCTGCCCGGGTCCAAGATGGCCTCGGCCGGCAAGGACTGGAAGGCCAACCCGGCCACGCAGATCGAGTGGGGCCTGGGCTACATCAAGGACGCGTACGGCACGCCGTGCTCGGCGCTGTCGTTCAAGCAAGGCAACGGCTGGTACTGA
- a CDS encoding esterase family protein, giving the protein MSLPTAGPPAHPITRRRLLVGLGATVAVTATGAGAFAVGRDVLDGPDGKVPRVEGGEVIGGSFASKARRGRSCGWAIAWPPGHRENLPVTVVLHGRGNDHASAFSSRYLGLDRFLVAAVRGGAAPFALASVDGGESYWHRRADGDDAAAMVIDELLPLLERRGLRTERIGLAGWSMGGFGALHLARTLGRGRVAGVAVMSPALWRSYDDTTPGAYDDAADFARVSVMKRQRSLAGTRLRVDCGRGDPFYDATRDFVEGFDTRPAGDFERGGHDVGYWRRMAPTQLRFLAAAHAAADNVTA; this is encoded by the coding sequence ATGTCCCTCCCGACTGCCGGTCCGCCGGCGCATCCGATCACGCGCCGCAGACTCCTCGTCGGGCTCGGCGCCACGGTGGCGGTGACGGCGACCGGCGCGGGCGCGTTCGCGGTCGGCCGCGACGTCCTCGACGGGCCGGACGGCAAGGTACCCCGCGTCGAGGGCGGTGAGGTCATCGGAGGGTCGTTCGCTTCGAAGGCACGCCGTGGACGGTCGTGCGGATGGGCGATCGCGTGGCCACCGGGGCACCGCGAGAACCTTCCTGTCACCGTCGTCCTCCACGGCCGCGGCAACGATCATGCCTCGGCCTTCAGCAGCCGCTACCTCGGCCTGGACCGCTTCCTCGTCGCGGCGGTACGCGGCGGCGCGGCGCCGTTCGCCCTCGCGAGCGTCGACGGAGGCGAGTCGTACTGGCATCGCCGAGCCGACGGCGACGACGCCGCCGCGATGGTCATCGACGAGCTGCTGCCGCTCCTGGAGCGCCGCGGGCTGCGTACTGAGCGGATCGGGCTCGCCGGTTGGTCGATGGGCGGCTTCGGCGCGCTGCACCTCGCACGGACGCTCGGGCGCGGCCGCGTCGCCGGGGTCGCTGTGATGAGCCCGGCACTGTGGCGCTCGTACGACGACACCACGCCGGGTGCGTATGACGACGCGGCGGACTTCGCGCGCGTGAGCGTCATGAAGCGCCAACGCAGCCTCGCGGGAACCCGTCTGCGTGTTGACTGCGGGCGAGGCGACCCGTTCTACGACGCGACGCGAGACTTCGTCGAGGGCTTCGACACACGACCTGCGGGCGACTTCGAACGTGGCGGTCACGACGTCGGCTACTGGCGGAGGATGGCCCCGACCCAGCTGAGGTTCCTGGCGGCGGCTCATGCCGCGGCGGATAACGTGACGGCATGA
- a CDS encoding DUF2079 domain-containing protein — translation MSDPRTDDDPGVRRRAGIFGMVGPAVLAVLCGGAYATLSLLRFGRYETPSWDNAIFEQAIAAYSRLEAPIVDIKGPGYHILGDHFSPITALVAPFYRMFPDGRTLLVAQAVLVALSVWVIARGAVRLLGTAGGLAVGLAYGLSFGIASAVWVDFHEVAFAALFLALAGIAYVERRWRAAALWSLPLLLVKEDLGLTVLAVGVALALSGARRIGLATALAGLGGFLLTLFVIIPALNPGGGYDYVSVIGAGEEAGPGPWETFWTGWDAKLPTLIATFGVTGFLALRSPWVLVAGPTLLWRFVGDNPYYWGTDWHYGLVLMPIVFAAMLDAIVRLREGGAPAWMRRYATHVPAVAAAVALALVSQFPLAKLADAATYEASPRAAAAREVLDLVPEGASVETDIGLITHLSTGRTVYWTGTVGDTVPDWVVIDAYAGWGQAAPDAVAYAEVQHPGTEWELALDRDGYQVARRIS, via the coding sequence ATGAGCGACCCGAGGACTGACGACGACCCCGGCGTGCGCAGGCGTGCCGGGATCTTCGGCATGGTCGGGCCCGCAGTGCTCGCCGTGCTGTGCGGCGGGGCGTACGCGACGTTGTCGCTGCTGCGCTTCGGCCGGTACGAGACGCCGTCATGGGACAACGCGATCTTCGAGCAGGCGATCGCCGCGTACTCGCGCCTCGAGGCGCCGATCGTCGACATCAAGGGCCCCGGCTACCACATCCTGGGCGACCACTTCTCGCCGATCACCGCGCTCGTGGCGCCGTTCTACCGGATGTTCCCCGACGGACGGACGCTGCTCGTCGCCCAGGCGGTGCTCGTCGCGCTGTCGGTCTGGGTGATCGCGCGCGGCGCCGTACGGCTGCTCGGCACGGCAGGTGGTCTCGCCGTCGGGCTCGCGTACGGGCTGTCGTTCGGCATCGCCTCGGCGGTGTGGGTCGACTTCCATGAGGTCGCGTTCGCCGCGCTGTTCCTCGCGCTCGCCGGCATCGCGTACGTCGAACGGCGCTGGCGAGCCGCGGCGCTGTGGTCCCTGCCGCTCTTGCTCGTCAAGGAGGACCTCGGCCTCACCGTGCTAGCGGTCGGCGTCGCCCTCGCGCTGTCGGGCGCCCGCAGGATCGGCCTGGCGACCGCCCTGGCCGGGCTCGGCGGCTTCCTGCTCACCCTGTTCGTGATCATCCCGGCGTTGAACCCCGGAGGCGGGTACGACTACGTCAGCGTCATCGGCGCGGGCGAGGAGGCTGGGCCAGGTCCGTGGGAGACGTTCTGGACGGGGTGGGACGCCAAGCTGCCCACGCTGATCGCGACCTTCGGGGTCACCGGCTTCCTCGCGCTGCGCTCGCCGTGGGTGCTCGTCGCGGGACCGACCCTGCTGTGGCGCTTCGTCGGCGACAATCCCTACTACTGGGGCACCGACTGGCACTACGGCCTGGTGCTCATGCCGATCGTCTTCGCGGCGATGCTCGACGCGATCGTGCGGCTGCGCGAGGGCGGTGCGCCGGCTTGGATGCGCCGCTACGCCACGCACGTCCCGGCAGTGGCCGCTGCCGTCGCGCTCGCGCTGGTCTCGCAGTTCCCGCTGGCCAAGCTCGCCGACGCGGCGACGTACGAGGCCAGCCCGCGTGCCGCCGCCGCGCGGGAGGTGCTCGACCTGGTCCCCGAGGGGGCGAGCGTCGAGACGGACATCGGACTCATCACCCACCTGTCGACGGGGCGGACGGTCTACTGGACCGGCACGGTCGGAGACACGGTGCCTGACTGGGTGGTGATCGACGCCTATGCCGGGTGGGGCCAGGCCGCGCCCGACGCCGTCGCGTACGCCGAGGTCCAGCACCCCGGGACGGAGTGGGAGCTCGCCCTCGACCGCGACGGCTACCAGGTCGCGCGCCGCATCTCCTGA
- a CDS encoding aspartate ammonia-lyase, with amino-acid sequence MSTETEYRIERDTMGEVKVPANALYKAQTQRAVENFPISGSTLEPQHIRAIALVKLACAKANAELGVIDQDVADAIIAAAQEVADGKHDDQFPIDVFQTGSGTSSNMNMNEVISTLATRSLGRDVHPNDHVNASQSSNDTFPTSIHVAATEAATNDLIPGLDHLAAAFEAKASEWAAIVKSGRTHLMDATPVTLGQEFAGYAAQIRRGIERVRSALPRVAEVPLGGTAVGTGINTPAGFPQRVIAILGEETGLPLTEAVDHFEAQGARDGLVELSGQLRTIAVSLIKINNDLRWMGSGPRTGLGELQLPDLQPGSSIMPGKVNPVVPEAVLMVCSQVIGNDTTITFAGQSGAFELNVQMPVMARALLESIRLLANSSRVLADKCIADTVANEERCAELAESSPSIVTPLNKYVGYENAAKVAKTALKEKKTIRQTVLDMGFVDDGKVTLEELDAALDVLSMTHP; translated from the coding sequence ATGAGCACTGAGACCGAGTACCGCATCGAGCGCGACACCATGGGCGAGGTCAAGGTGCCCGCCAACGCGCTCTACAAGGCCCAGACGCAGCGCGCCGTCGAGAACTTCCCGATCTCCGGCAGCACTCTGGAGCCGCAGCACATCCGCGCGATCGCGCTGGTGAAGCTGGCCTGCGCCAAGGCGAACGCCGAGCTCGGCGTCATCGACCAGGACGTCGCCGACGCCATCATCGCCGCCGCGCAGGAGGTGGCCGACGGCAAGCACGATGACCAGTTCCCGATCGACGTCTTCCAGACCGGGTCCGGCACGTCGAGCAACATGAACATGAACGAGGTCATCTCGACGCTCGCGACCCGCAGCCTGGGTCGCGACGTCCACCCGAACGACCACGTCAACGCGTCGCAGTCGTCCAACGACACCTTCCCGACGTCGATCCACGTCGCCGCCACCGAGGCCGCGACGAACGACCTGATCCCGGGCCTCGACCACCTCGCGGCCGCGTTCGAGGCGAAGGCCTCGGAGTGGGCCGCGATCGTGAAGTCCGGCCGCACGCACCTCATGGACGCGACGCCGGTGACCCTCGGCCAGGAGTTCGCCGGGTACGCGGCGCAGATCCGTCGCGGCATCGAGCGCGTCCGGTCGGCGCTCCCCCGCGTCGCGGAGGTCCCGCTCGGTGGTACGGCGGTCGGCACCGGCATCAACACGCCGGCCGGCTTCCCGCAGCGCGTCATCGCGATCCTCGGCGAGGAGACCGGTCTGCCGCTGACGGAGGCGGTCGATCACTTCGAGGCGCAGGGCGCGCGCGACGGTCTCGTCGAGCTCTCCGGCCAGCTCCGTACGATCGCGGTCAGCCTCATCAAGATCAACAACGACCTGCGGTGGATGGGCTCCGGCCCGCGCACGGGCCTCGGGGAGCTGCAGCTCCCGGACCTGCAGCCGGGCTCGAGCATCATGCCGGGCAAGGTCAACCCGGTCGTCCCCGAGGCCGTGCTCATGGTGTGCTCACAGGTGATCGGCAACGACACCACGATCACGTTCGCCGGTCAGTCGGGTGCCTTCGAGCTCAATGTGCAGATGCCGGTGATGGCGCGGGCGCTGCTCGAGTCGATCCGCCTGCTCGCCAACTCCTCGCGCGTCCTCGCCGACAAGTGCATCGCCGACACGGTCGCCAACGAGGAGCGCTGCGCCGAGCTCGCCGAGTCGTCGCCGTCGATCGTGACGCCGCTCAACAAGTACGTCGGCTACGAGAACGCCGCCAAGGTCGCCAAGACGGCGCTCAAGGAGAAGAAGACGATCCGCCAGACGGTGCTCGACATGGGCTTCGTGGACGACGGCAAGGTCACCCTCGAGGAGCTCGACGCGGCGCTCGACGTCTTGTCGATGACGCACCCATGA
- a CDS encoding spermidine synthase: MHTRGDAVVRRREDGALELRVNGVFVMDDVETTSERLLARAALAGCADPRHVVVGGLGMGFTLREILTDRRVKQVTVAELESAIPAFMREGTLPGADLLEDRRVALRVDDVQAVVAALPERSVDVILLDVDNGPNFLVHDTNAAVYEAPFVATCAARLRERGELCIWSMDDSAPVREALTASFAHVYAERVPVRLQGREEAYWLLRGRVPRR, encoded by the coding sequence ATGCACACACGCGGTGACGCGGTCGTCCGGCGACGCGAGGACGGCGCGCTCGAGCTGCGGGTCAACGGCGTGTTCGTCATGGACGACGTCGAGACCACCTCGGAGCGCCTCCTGGCCCGCGCCGCGCTCGCCGGGTGCGCCGACCCCAGGCACGTCGTCGTGGGCGGGCTCGGCATGGGCTTCACGCTCCGCGAGATCCTCACCGACCGCCGCGTCAAGCAGGTCACCGTCGCCGAGCTGGAGTCCGCGATCCCCGCGTTCATGCGCGAGGGCACGCTGCCGGGCGCCGACCTGCTCGAGGACCGCCGGGTCGCCCTGCGCGTCGACGACGTCCAGGCCGTGGTGGCCGCGTTGCCCGAGCGGAGCGTGGACGTGATCCTGCTCGACGTCGACAACGGGCCCAACTTCCTCGTTCACGACACCAACGCCGCCGTGTACGAGGCGCCGTTCGTGGCGACCTGCGCGGCGCGCCTGCGCGAGCGCGGCGAGCTATGCATCTGGTCGATGGACGACTCCGCTCCGGTGCGCGAGGCGCTGACCGCCTCCTTCGCCCACGTGTATGCCGAGCGGGTCCCCGTACGGCTGCAGGGACGCGAAGAGGCGTACTGGCTGCTGCGGGGGCGGGTCCCCCGCCGTTGA
- a CDS encoding alpha/beta fold hydrolase, producing MTERLATLDSGITLAYETFGDAHDPALLLIMGLGCPMNWWRTEFCEELAARGFHVIRYDNRDTGRSTRLDDRPVTRRQVAATAAGSRRHVPYTLSDLADDAVGLLDALGIDAAHVVGQSMGGMVAQTMAIEHPDRVLSLTSIMSTTGRRTVGWQHPRLAGMLLATGGVGEDGYVRQSMRSARAISSRLYGLPPAAVEERAHETYGRGWSIQGTMRHMLAVLTQPDRTHALGDVRVPTLVIHGGADRMVDPSGGRATAAAVPGAMLLMVPGMGHEIPVALEGLFATAIARNARRSHAHTR from the coding sequence GTGACCGAACGCCTCGCCACCCTCGACAGCGGGATCACCCTCGCGTACGAGACCTTCGGTGACGCTCACGATCCCGCCCTGCTCCTGATCATGGGACTGGGATGCCCGATGAACTGGTGGCGGACCGAGTTCTGCGAGGAGTTGGCGGCCCGGGGATTCCACGTGATCCGGTACGACAACCGTGACACCGGGCGCTCGACGCGTCTCGACGACCGACCGGTGACCCGCCGGCAGGTCGCGGCCACGGCTGCGGGGTCGCGCCGCCACGTGCCGTACACGTTGTCCGACCTCGCGGACGACGCCGTGGGGCTGCTGGACGCGCTCGGCATCGACGCCGCGCACGTCGTCGGTCAGTCGATGGGTGGGATGGTCGCGCAGACGATGGCGATCGAGCACCCGGACCGCGTCCTCTCCCTGACGTCGATCATGTCGACGACGGGCCGCCGCACGGTCGGGTGGCAGCACCCCCGACTCGCCGGCATGCTGCTCGCGACCGGCGGCGTGGGCGAGGACGGCTACGTCCGCCAGTCGATGCGCAGCGCGCGGGCGATCTCGAGCCGCCTCTACGGCCTGCCGCCCGCTGCGGTCGAGGAGCGCGCCCATGAGACGTACGGACGCGGCTGGTCGATCCAGGGCACGATGCGGCACATGCTCGCGGTGTTGACCCAGCCCGACCGCACCCACGCCCTCGGCGACGTCCGTGTGCCGACGCTCGTGATCCACGGGGGCGCCGACCGGATGGTCGACCCGTCAGGGGGCCGCGCGACCGCGGCCGCCGTACCGGGTGCGATGCTCCTGATGGTCCCCGGGATGGGGCACGAGATCCCGGTGGCGCTCGAAGGTCTCTTCGCCACCGCCATCGCCCGCAACGCACGGAGGTCCCATGCACACACGCGGTGA
- a CDS encoding carbohydrate kinase: MPTARTLVVGEALVDLTESPTGLVEARPGGSPLNVAVGLARLDVLTTLAAQVGDDDEYGELIRDHVDASDVDLRSLPPHHGDTSLAQARLDADGVASYRFDLAWDPTEMPSASDFDLVHVGSIGATLLPGADAVGRLVDEAYAAGVAVSYDPNVRPAITPDLTDVRRRVDRIVARASFVKLSDEDARTLRPDLEPSVYADEIAASGPRLVVLTRGGAGARLTSGDVCVELAAPPVTVADTIGAGDSFMAALLAGLAVREWLGRPSYDADALTWLGTLAARAAAITCSRPGADPPWRRELLPTMEA, from the coding sequence GTGCCCACAGCCCGGACGCTGGTCGTCGGCGAGGCGCTGGTCGACCTCACCGAGAGCCCGACGGGCCTCGTCGAGGCACGTCCGGGCGGTTCGCCGCTCAACGTCGCGGTGGGGCTGGCCCGGCTCGACGTGCTCACGACGCTCGCGGCGCAGGTCGGCGACGACGACGAGTACGGCGAGCTGATCCGCGACCACGTCGACGCCTCTGACGTCGACCTCCGCTCGCTCCCGCCTCACCACGGAGACACGTCTCTGGCTCAGGCGCGGCTCGACGCCGACGGTGTGGCCTCGTACCGGTTCGACCTCGCGTGGGACCCGACCGAGATGCCGAGCGCGAGCGACTTCGACCTCGTCCACGTGGGCTCGATCGGCGCGACGCTGCTGCCGGGTGCCGACGCGGTCGGTCGTCTCGTCGACGAGGCGTACGCGGCAGGCGTCGCGGTCTCGTACGACCCGAACGTCCGCCCCGCGATCACCCCGGACCTCACCGACGTACGGCGCCGGGTCGACCGGATCGTCGCCCGCGCGTCGTTCGTGAAGCTGAGCGACGAGGATGCGCGCACGCTGCGTCCGGACCTCGAGCCGTCCGTCTACGCCGACGAGATCGCGGCTTCCGGGCCACGGCTCGTGGTGCTCACCCGTGGCGGTGCCGGGGCTCGGTTGACCAGCGGCGACGTCTGCGTGGAGCTCGCCGCACCGCCGGTCACGGTCGCCGACACGATCGGCGCCGGCGACTCCTTCATGGCGGCGCTGCTCGCGGGCCTCGCCGTCCGCGAGTGGCTCGGACGGCCCTCGTACGACGCCGACGCCCTCACGTGGCTCGGGACGCTCGCGGCCCGCGCGGCAGCGATCACCTGCTCGCGGCCGGGCGCCGATCCCCCGTGGCGGCGGGAGCTGCTGCCTACGATGGAGGCGTGA
- the glpX gene encoding class II fructose-bisphosphatase, whose amino-acid sequence MTASAHGSKLPGPLTPAAEAPDRNLALDLVRVTEAAAMAAGRWVGRGDKNGADGVAVNAMRSLINTVGMSGVVVIGEGEKDNAPMLFNGEQVGDGTGPAADVAVDPIDGTTLTAKGMPGAVSVLAVAPRGAMFDPSAVFYMDKLAVGPEAADVIDIRLPISENIRLVAKAKNLSVSSVTVCVLDRPRHSQLVDEIRATGARIKFISDGDVAGSIYAARPGTGVDILAGVGGTPEGIISACAMKALGGAIQGKLWPTDDEERQKAVDAGLDVDAVLGTDDLVKGDDCFFVATGITDGELMNGVRYGSGIAVTESLVMRSRSGTYRKIISEHRMEKLRAYAAIDYDG is encoded by the coding sequence ATGACCGCCAGCGCGCACGGATCGAAGCTGCCAGGCCCACTCACCCCCGCCGCGGAGGCACCCGACCGCAACCTCGCCCTGGACCTCGTCCGGGTCACCGAGGCTGCGGCTATGGCTGCTGGACGCTGGGTCGGGCGGGGAGACAAGAACGGCGCGGACGGTGTCGCGGTGAACGCGATGCGGTCGCTGATCAACACCGTCGGCATGAGCGGCGTCGTCGTCATCGGCGAGGGCGAGAAGGACAACGCGCCGATGCTCTTCAACGGCGAGCAGGTCGGTGACGGCACCGGTCCGGCTGCCGACGTCGCCGTCGACCCGATCGACGGCACCACCCTGACCGCCAAGGGCATGCCCGGCGCCGTGTCCGTGCTCGCGGTCGCGCCTCGTGGGGCGATGTTCGACCCGTCCGCCGTCTTCTACATGGACAAGCTCGCCGTGGGCCCCGAGGCCGCCGACGTCATCGACATCCGCCTCCCGATCTCAGAGAACATCCGGCTGGTCGCCAAGGCCAAGAACCTCTCCGTCTCGTCGGTCACGGTCTGCGTCCTCGACCGACCGCGTCACTCGCAGCTCGTCGACGAGATCCGCGCGACCGGCGCCCGCATCAAGTTCATCTCCGATGGCGACGTCGCGGGCTCGATCTACGCGGCACGCCCTGGCACCGGCGTCGACATCCTCGCCGGCGTCGGCGGCACGCCGGAGGGGATCATCAGCGCCTGCGCGATGAAGGCCCTCGGCGGTGCGATCCAGGGCAAGCTCTGGCCGACCGACGACGAGGAGCGCCAGAAGGCCGTCGACGCCGGGCTCGACGTCGATGCCGTGCTCGGCACGGACGACCTCGTGAAGGGCGACGACTGCTTCTTCGTCGCGACCGGCATCACCGACGGCGAGCTGATGAACGGGGTCCGCTACGGCTCGGGCATCGCCGTCACGGAGTCGCTCGTGATGCGCTCGCGCTCCGGCACGTACCGCAAGATCATCTCCGAGCACCGCATGGAGAAGCTCAGGGCGTACGCCGCGATCGACTACGACGGCTGA